In Nitrospira sp., a genomic segment contains:
- a CDS encoding HEAT repeat domain-containing protein: MRATAACLAGGPRAVQALTHGLQTGDVPLRVEAAAMLARIKDPAAGVALVAVLRDSEESVRQAAFTALEQMAGNLDDDTAAGLVRNLHESPDEDVRHRVRQLLGVIPNAITPLCDMLRHPDAEAQATAATILEHLLDPRSADGLIDAMASPAVREIAVRTLKKLGAVRERIDSTFNALRDVEGASEREEARMAVVMDLLGVGRPAVEILIEYLEDDDWLIREASADLLGKIGDVRAVEPLMKRLQKDKDTGVKEYAVKSLGLIGDPRPAQLYIEAIPIRPLRVMAIEALAKIKDVEVLRPYSELFNRLRSDRDGIVSYSAGLIADKLAALEGEQPVGQEESEDHE, translated from the coding sequence ATGCGCGCGACAGCGGCCTGTCTGGCTGGTGGTCCGCGTGCCGTGCAGGCCTTGACGCACGGGTTGCAGACGGGGGATGTCCCGCTTCGAGTCGAAGCGGCGGCGATGTTGGCGCGTATCAAGGATCCCGCTGCGGGGGTGGCGCTGGTCGCCGTGCTGAGGGATTCCGAGGAATCGGTTCGCCAAGCGGCGTTTACTGCGTTGGAGCAGATGGCCGGCAATCTCGATGATGACACTGCCGCGGGCTTGGTGCGCAATCTCCATGAGTCGCCCGATGAGGATGTGCGTCATCGCGTTCGGCAGCTCTTGGGGGTGATCCCAAATGCGATCACGCCCCTGTGCGACATGCTGAGACATCCGGACGCCGAGGCGCAGGCGACGGCGGCGACGATTCTCGAACACCTGCTCGACCCGCGCTCAGCCGACGGATTGATTGATGCCATGGCCTCACCGGCGGTACGCGAAATCGCCGTGCGGACGCTGAAGAAGCTGGGCGCGGTCCGGGAACGGATCGACAGCACGTTTAACGCCTTGCGCGATGTGGAAGGCGCGAGTGAACGTGAAGAAGCCCGCATGGCCGTGGTGATGGACCTCCTGGGAGTCGGCCGGCCGGCGGTGGAGATTTTAATCGAGTATCTCGAGGATGACGATTGGCTGATTCGCGAAGCTTCCGCGGATTTGCTGGGGAAGATTGGCGATGTGCGCGCAGTTGAACCGCTCATGAAGCGGCTGCAGAAGGATAAGGATACCGGAGTGAAGGAGTACGCCGTGAAGTCATTGGGGCTGATCGGCGACCCGCGTCCGGCACAATTGTATATCGAGGCCATCCCGATCAGGCCGTTACGCGTGATGGCGATTGAGGCATTGGCGAAGATCAAAGACGTCGAGGTCCTGCGTCCCTATAGCGAGCTGTTCAACCGGTTGCGGAGCGACCGGGACGGCATCGTGTCATACAGCGCCGGCCTCATTGCGGACAAACTGGCGGCACTTGAAGGCGAACAGCCGGTTGGACAGGAGGAGTCGGAGGATCATGAGTGA
- a CDS encoding HEAT repeat domain-containing protein, which yields MADRVSEQIAALSDDDWAIREEAATLLGVLQDARAVLPLTKALRDSDRAVREAAVGALSALGPVSVPALAGCLADPALQVQEAASAILATLADARVLLPLMQALGSRDWIVRMHAAKGLGRIADPQAVPLLMPLLQDKVKAVREEASSALATIGAAAVAGLIEALQHEEWLVRLHAVEALGKLKSPDAVEPLLRALFNERDSAIREDVVRALGAIRDARAVDYLVVAMKEPGLRLLAVEALGHIGDRRVVPLLRRVVEGAPLGEPRDSATPCADGWTDEMATMGMAARALGMIADAVAIPSLIVALRNTITRSEAAAALTKFGPTVIPSLLPMLAKEQDENVRYHVRETLTAVGWRAGRV from the coding sequence ATGGCCGACAGGGTCAGTGAGCAGATCGCAGCATTGTCGGATGACGATTGGGCTATTCGCGAGGAAGCGGCGACGTTGCTGGGCGTTCTCCAGGATGCGCGCGCTGTTCTCCCGCTGACGAAGGCGCTGCGCGATTCCGACCGTGCGGTGCGTGAGGCGGCCGTTGGGGCGCTGTCTGCACTCGGACCGGTCTCAGTACCGGCGCTTGCTGGATGTCTGGCGGATCCGGCCCTGCAAGTACAGGAAGCCGCGTCGGCCATTCTCGCCACTCTGGCAGATGCGCGAGTCTTGTTGCCGCTCATGCAGGCCTTGGGAAGCCGTGACTGGATTGTGCGCATGCATGCGGCCAAGGGGTTGGGGCGAATTGCTGATCCGCAAGCCGTTCCCTTGCTGATGCCGCTGTTGCAAGACAAAGTCAAAGCTGTGCGGGAGGAAGCCTCCAGCGCGCTGGCGACCATCGGAGCTGCGGCGGTTGCTGGGCTGATCGAGGCCCTGCAGCATGAGGAGTGGTTGGTCCGCCTGCATGCCGTAGAGGCGTTGGGCAAGCTGAAATCTCCGGATGCCGTGGAGCCCTTGCTCCGGGCCTTATTCAATGAGCGCGATTCGGCGATTCGTGAGGATGTGGTCAGAGCGCTCGGGGCGATTCGCGATGCGCGTGCGGTTGACTATCTGGTCGTGGCCATGAAGGAACCGGGGCTCCGGCTCCTGGCCGTTGAAGCCCTTGGTCACATCGGTGATCGCCGTGTGGTGCCGCTGTTGCGGCGGGTGGTTGAAGGGGCGCCGCTTGGGGAGCCCAGAGATTCGGCGACGCCTTGTGCCGATGGCTGGACTGACGAAATGGCCACAATGGGCATGGCGGCTCGCGCACTGGGCATGATTGCCGATGCCGTGGCGATTCCCTCGCTCATCGTGGCCTTGCGGAATACCATCACCAGGTCCGAAGCGGCAGCGGCGCTTACGAAATTTGGCCCGACGGTGATTCCCTCGCTCTTGCCGATGTTGGCGAAAGAACAGGATGAAAACGTGCGGTACCATGTGCGGGAAACGTTAACGGCTGTCGGATGGCGCGCGGGACGCGTCTAG